From a region of the Methylocystis hirsuta genome:
- a CDS encoding phosphopantetheine-binding protein codes for MFETIQCLIDQEAQICIPARHLTPRANLYELGMTPYTAIRLLLAVERDFRVEFPRDSLNRRTMATIENIIRGVRAAQFAPAYEWLQAA; via the coding sequence ATGTTCGAGACGATCCAATGCCTGATCGATCAGGAAGCCCAGATCTGCATCCCGGCGCGCCATCTGACGCCGCGCGCCAATCTCTATGAGTTGGGCATGACGCCCTATACGGCGATCCGCCTGCTGCTCGCGGTCGAGCGCGACTTTCGCGTCGAATTCCCGCGCGACTCGCTCAATCGCCGGACGATGGCGACGATAGAGAATATTATCCGGGGCGTTCGCGCCGCCCAGTTCGCGCCCGCCTACGAATGGCTCCAGGCGGCCTGA
- a CDS encoding type II toxin-antitoxin system VapB family antitoxin, with translation MENRRRIGVGIVFGVKRCSFCASELGAHKRTTITLDDEFVAKAQDFTGPTEKSALTREALKALIERESARRLARLGGAEPHLRRTRRRRMPAK, from the coding sequence ATGGAGAATCGCAGGAGAATCGGCGTCGGCATTGTTTTCGGCGTTAAACGATGCTCTTTCTGTGCGTCTGAGTTGGGAGCACACAAGCGCACGACGATCACTCTCGACGATGAGTTCGTGGCCAAGGCCCAGGATTTCACCGGACCTACGGAAAAATCCGCGCTGACCCGCGAAGCGCTCAAGGCGCTTATCGAGCGAGAAAGCGCACGAAGGCTGGCGCGTCTCGGGGGCGCGGAGCCACATCTTCGAAGGACTCGGAGACGGCGAATGCCCGCAAAGTAG
- the gluQRS gene encoding tRNA glutamyl-Q(34) synthetase GluQRS, translated as MTSGVTADSQRVFRFAPSPNGYLHLGHAYSALLNFDLARQCGGRLLLRIEDIDTGRARAEFEAAIYEDLAWLGLDWERPVRRQSEHFGDYVRALERLDEMGLVYACDCKRSDIARLAAGTPGWLRDPDGSPLYPGTCRDKPRRAAREVLTQRGVALRLDMHKAAALAGQGLSWREFDAGDVVAAPAEWGDVVLARKDTPASYHIAVVVDDALQGVTDVVRGKDLLEATSLHRLLQRLLDLPAPDYRHHGLVLDENGEKLAKSVASTALRALRAEGWTPADVRERIGL; from the coding sequence ATGACGTCGGGAGTGACAGCGGATAGCCAGCGCGTTTTCCGCTTTGCGCCGTCGCCCAACGGCTATTTGCATCTTGGCCACGCCTATTCGGCGCTTTTGAATTTCGATCTCGCGCGCCAGTGCGGCGGGCGCTTGCTGTTGCGCATCGAGGACATCGATACAGGCCGCGCCCGCGCCGAATTCGAGGCGGCGATCTATGAAGATCTCGCCTGGCTCGGGCTCGATTGGGAGCGGCCGGTCCGCCGCCAGTCCGAACATTTCGGCGATTACGTCCGCGCGCTCGAGCGCCTCGACGAGATGGGCCTCGTTTATGCCTGCGATTGCAAGCGCTCCGACATCGCCCGCCTTGCGGCCGGCACGCCGGGCTGGCTGCGCGACCCGGACGGCTCGCCGCTCTATCCGGGGACATGTCGCGACAAGCCGCGACGTGCGGCGCGCGAGGTCCTAACGCAGCGCGGCGTCGCGCTGCGGCTCGATATGCATAAGGCGGCCGCTCTCGCGGGGCAGGGGCTGTCGTGGCGCGAATTTGACGCCGGCGACGTTGTCGCCGCTCCGGCGGAATGGGGCGACGTCGTCCTCGCGCGCAAGGACACGCCGGCGAGCTATCACATCGCCGTCGTCGTCGACGACGCGCTGCAGGGGGTGACGGACGTCGTGCGCGGCAAGGATCTGTTGGAAGCCACGAGCCTGCATCGACTGCTGCAACGCCTGCTCGACCTGCCGGCGCCGGATTATCGGCATCACGGCCTCGTTCTGGACGAGAACGGCGAGAAGCTTGCGAAGAGCGTCGCTTCGACGGCGCTGCGGGCGCTGCGCGCGGAGGGCTGGACGCCAGCCGACGTGCGTGAGCGAATAGGGTTATAG
- the cmk gene encoding (d)CMP kinase, with protein sequence MSFVIAIDGPAASGKGTLARRLAAHYGLPHLDTGLLYRATACALLEEGLPLDDVEAAVAAARSLSLTDFDEKRLRARDMGEAASVVAAMPAVRAALVDMQRGFAARPEGAVLDGRDIGTVICPDAKVKIFVTAAPETRATRRALELARAGEDADYAAILEDVKKRDARDSARSAAPLKAAADAATLDTTDLDIEEAFAAARGIVEKARR encoded by the coding sequence GTGAGCTTCGTCATCGCCATCGACGGCCCCGCGGCGTCGGGGAAGGGCACGCTGGCGCGACGCCTTGCGGCGCATTACGGCCTGCCGCATCTCGACACCGGCTTGCTCTACCGCGCCACGGCCTGCGCATTGCTGGAAGAGGGCCTCCCGCTCGACGACGTCGAAGCGGCGGTCGCCGCCGCGCGCAGCCTGTCGCTCACGGATTTCGACGAAAAGCGGCTGCGCGCGCGCGACATGGGCGAGGCGGCGTCCGTCGTCGCCGCCATGCCGGCGGTGCGCGCGGCGCTCGTCGACATGCAGCGCGGCTTCGCGGCGCGGCCGGAAGGCGCCGTCCTCGACGGCCGCGACATCGGCACGGTGATCTGCCCCGACGCGAAGGTGAAGATTTTCGTCACCGCGGCGCCGGAGACGCGCGCCACCCGCCGCGCCCTGGAGCTTGCGCGCGCCGGCGAAGACGCCGACTACGCCGCCATTCTCGAAGACGTGAAGAAGCGCGACGCCCGCGATAGCGCCCGCAGCGCCGCGCCCTTAAAGGCGGCCGCTGACGCGGCGACGCTCGACACGACCGACCTCGACATCGAGGAGGCTTTCGCGGCCGCGCGGGGAATCGTGGAAAAGGCGCGACGTTGA
- the aroA gene encoding 3-phosphoshikimate 1-carboxyvinyltransferase has translation MPHAAHAHAPAAPLSAHRSGPLSGRVRPPGDKSVSHRALIFGLLAIGETKIEGLLEGEDVLRTAQACRQLGAKILRHAEGRWSVWGAGLGSLLQPTETLDFGNAGTGSRLMMGVVAGHPIVACFDGDASLRKRPMKRILDPLALQGAQVLEQAEGGRLPLVLQGSSEPLPVEYKTPVASAQIKSAVLLCGLNSPGRTTVIEAEASRDHTEKMLAHFGAKVVSAPHGPHGRKITLEGRPEMTAREVRVPADPSSAAFPLVAALIVEGSDIVIEGVMTNPLRSGLLTTLQEMDADVAFENRREEGGEEVADIRARFSRLTGVDVPAARAPSMIDEYPILAVAASFALGETRMRGLSELRVKESDRLEAVAAGLKANGVDCEIVDDDLIVRGGRVAGGGMVETHLDHRIAMSFLVMGLAAEKKVTVDDETMIATSFPAFRPLMERLGARFS, from the coding sequence ATGCCGCACGCCGCCCATGCTCACGCTCCCGCCGCGCCGCTCAGCGCCCATAGATCCGGGCCGCTTTCAGGCCGCGTGCGCCCGCCCGGCGACAAGTCGGTTTCGCATCGCGCGCTGATCTTCGGCCTGCTCGCCATCGGCGAGACGAAGATCGAAGGGCTTCTCGAGGGCGAGGACGTGCTGCGGACGGCGCAGGCCTGCCGCCAGCTTGGCGCGAAGATCCTGCGCCATGCGGAGGGGCGCTGGAGCGTCTGGGGCGCCGGGCTCGGCTCGCTCCTGCAGCCCACCGAAACCCTCGATTTCGGCAATGCCGGCACTGGCTCGCGGCTGATGATGGGCGTCGTCGCCGGCCATCCGATCGTCGCGTGTTTCGACGGCGACGCCTCGCTGCGGAAACGCCCGATGAAGCGCATCCTCGATCCCCTGGCGCTGCAGGGCGCCCAGGTTCTGGAGCAGGCCGAGGGCGGCCGCCTGCCGCTTGTGCTGCAGGGATCGAGCGAACCCTTGCCGGTCGAATACAAGACGCCCGTCGCTTCGGCGCAGATCAAATCCGCTGTCCTGCTCTGCGGACTGAATTCGCCGGGGCGGACGACGGTGATCGAGGCCGAGGCGTCGCGCGATCACACCGAAAAAATGCTCGCGCATTTCGGCGCCAAGGTCGTGAGCGCGCCTCACGGCCCGCATGGCCGCAAGATTACGCTTGAAGGGCGCCCGGAAATGACCGCGCGGGAGGTGCGGGTTCCCGCCGATCCGTCATCGGCGGCTTTTCCGCTCGTCGCCGCGCTGATCGTCGAGGGCTCGGACATCGTCATCGAAGGGGTGATGACCAATCCGCTGCGCAGCGGTCTGTTGACGACGCTGCAGGAAATGGACGCCGACGTCGCCTTCGAGAACAGGCGCGAGGAGGGCGGCGAAGAGGTCGCCGACATTCGCGCGCGCTTCTCGCGTCTGACCGGCGTCGACGTGCCGGCGGCGCGGGCGCCTTCAATGATCGACGAATATCCGATCCTTGCCGTCGCGGCGTCTTTTGCACTAGGCGAGACGCGGATGCGCGGGCTCTCCGAATTGCGGGTGAAGGAATCGGATCGTCTCGAGGCGGTCGCCGCCGGGCTTAAAGCCAATGGCGTCGACTGCGAGATCGTCGATGACGACTTGATCGTGCGCGGCGGCAGGGTCGCCGGCGGCGGCATGGTCGAGACGCATCTCGATCATCGCATCGCCATGAGCTTTCTGGTCATGGGGCTTGCCGCCGAGAAGAAAGTCACGGTCGACGACGAGACGATGATCGCGACGAGCTTTCCGGCGTTTCGCCCGCTGATGGAGCGACTCGGAGCGCGCTTCTCGTGA
- a CDS encoding tetratricopeptide repeat protein, translated as MARRFAALIVAALSVPSPNSLASSSDLLKQCLEKGDSDAALAVCSNALQISSAPNEQANILIRQCVAYADKADYSSAKQACNEAIRKNVNNSIAYFDLGNVFLREQRYRDAIDYFDKATEINKSYANAYSNKCYTYNYLRDYEHAIGECNKAIALDPRQPRYFIGRGNAFLNSGNNRKAEADYRTARELNPDDQSALVGLAAVLQKHGDYSAALKLLDQIKLDREDAPTALNNRCWYRAISTSNRSELEIALRDCDQALKILPSAAWIINSRAFVYLKLGDFNKATIDYKQALLIEPAQASALYGYGVAKKLGGDATADVYIKSALDLEIGIADEFAQYGIEVK; from the coding sequence ATGGCTAGGCGATTTGCCGCCCTAATCGTTGCCGCCCTGAGCGTCCCATCTCCCAATTCCCTCGCGTCCTCATCAGATCTCTTAAAACAATGTCTAGAGAAGGGAGATAGTGATGCAGCACTGGCTGTCTGTTCAAATGCTTTACAGATATCTTCCGCCCCGAATGAGCAGGCTAACATATTAATTAGGCAATGTGTAGCATATGCTGATAAAGCTGATTACTCCTCCGCAAAGCAAGCTTGTAATGAAGCGATTCGGAAGAATGTAAATAATTCGATCGCATATTTCGATCTTGGCAATGTTTTCTTGCGGGAACAAAGGTATAGAGACGCAATAGATTATTTTGACAAGGCAACAGAGATTAATAAGAGCTATGCAAATGCATACAGCAATAAGTGCTATACATATAATTACCTTAGAGATTATGAACATGCGATAGGCGAATGCAACAAAGCAATTGCGCTCGATCCGCGTCAGCCAAGATATTTCATTGGTAGGGGAAATGCTTTCCTTAATAGCGGCAATAATCGGAAAGCTGAAGCTGATTACCGTACGGCTAGAGAACTCAATCCAGATGATCAAAGCGCGCTCGTTGGCCTAGCTGCAGTGCTTCAAAAGCACGGAGACTATTCGGCGGCACTAAAGCTTCTGGATCAAATTAAGCTTGACCGCGAAGATGCTCCGACGGCTCTCAATAATCGCTGCTGGTACCGTGCTATTTCGACATCTAACCGGTCAGAACTTGAGATAGCATTACGGGACTGTGACCAAGCTCTTAAAATTCTACCGAGTGCCGCCTGGATAATCAATAGCCGAGCTTTTGTATATCTGAAATTAGGCGATTTTAACAAGGCTACGATAGACTACAAACAAGCACTCCTTATTGAACCGGCTCAGGCCTCTGCGTTGTATGGGTATGGAGTTGCCAAAAAATTGGGCGGCGACGCAACAGCCGATGTATATATAAAAAGCGCTTTAGATTTGGAGATTGGAATAGCGGATGAATTTGCGCAGTATGGAATAGAAGTGAAGTAG
- a CDS encoding c-type cytochrome, producing the protein MRKALTGGALLALLALGSSVAAEEIGASSPKFWSVPQVGALPYDAHGRLIRRGRDLITATYSHIGPDMPDRAQRFAGNNLACGNCHLDAGVKKFGLPLFGVAEDFPTYSARAGARITLQERINSCMTRSMNGRPLPVSSAPMRAIVAYIQFLSTGVRKGEKLSGLGAGETVPELERAADPARGRDIYQARCIGCHNVDGAGVQNSLPGLGAGYAFPPLWGSDSFNDGAGMARLITAATFIHSNMPDGVDYLHPRLSPEEAWDVAALMISRPRPHRAGLEKDFPDLLQKPIDAPYGPYADGFSEEQHKFGPYGPIRAKLKEIEREKGEVRNPNVK; encoded by the coding sequence ATGCGCAAGGCGCTTACTGGCGGCGCGCTATTGGCGCTCTTGGCGCTCGGGTCTTCCGTCGCCGCTGAAGAAATCGGCGCATCGAGCCCGAAATTCTGGTCGGTTCCCCAGGTCGGCGCTCTGCCATACGACGCGCATGGCCGGCTCATCCGCCGCGGGCGCGATCTCATTACCGCGACCTATTCCCATATTGGGCCGGACATGCCCGACCGCGCGCAGCGCTTTGCCGGCAACAATCTTGCCTGCGGCAATTGTCATCTCGACGCCGGCGTGAAGAAGTTCGGCCTGCCGCTCTTTGGCGTCGCCGAGGATTTCCCCACCTATAGCGCCCGCGCGGGCGCGCGGATCACGCTGCAGGAGCGCATCAATTCCTGCATGACGCGCAGCATGAACGGTCGCCCTTTGCCGGTTTCGTCCGCGCCGATGCGCGCCATCGTCGCCTATATTCAGTTTCTGTCGACGGGCGTGCGCAAGGGAGAAAAGCTCTCCGGACTGGGCGCGGGGGAGACCGTGCCGGAGCTTGAGCGCGCCGCCGATCCGGCGCGCGGGCGCGATATTTATCAGGCGCGCTGCATCGGCTGCCACAACGTCGACGGCGCCGGCGTGCAGAACAGCCTGCCGGGGCTGGGCGCCGGCTACGCCTTTCCGCCGCTCTGGGGCTCGGACAGTTTCAATGACGGCGCCGGCATGGCGCGGCTGATCACGGCGGCGACTTTCATTCATTCCAACATGCCGGACGGCGTCGATTATCTGCATCCGCGGCTCTCCCCGGAAGAGGCCTGGGACGTTGCGGCGCTGATGATCTCGAGGCCAAGGCCGCATCGCGCCGGGCTGGAAAAGGACTTTCCCGACCTTCTGCAAAAGCCGATCGACGCGCCTTACGGCCCCTATGCGGACGGCTTCTCCGAGGAGCAGCACAAGTTTGGGCCTTACGGCCCGATCCGCGCGAAGCTGAAGGAGATCGAGAGGGAGAAGGGGGAGGTAAGGAATCCGAATGTGAAGTGA
- a CDS encoding 2'-deoxycytidine 5'-triphosphate deaminase, producing the protein MGGVLSSRQIQAMAEAGQIRLAAPLAHGQIQPASLDLRLGPKAYRVRASFLPGKRRGVDELLAALKYDEMSLEGDGAVLERGCFYVVPLLESLALGDAVLGAANPKSSTGRLDIFTRLITDRGDRFDEVAPGYHGPLYAEVSPRSFSVRVRTGTRLNQLRFRAHAQSESQGGTLGDAALAELHRTSPLVDGSLNLRDGVVLRVALDADAFGGIIGYRAQKHTDVIDVDRIGAYRIDDYWDRLPSRDGRLILDPGDFYILASHERLAIPPDLAAEMAPMDAAIGEFRVHYAGFFDPGFGAGPDGRPGARAVLEVRSREVPFILEDGQFIGRLVYERMAETPEILYGQSGVSNYQGQGLKLSKHFMAE; encoded by the coding sequence ATGGGCGGCGTGCTTTCCAGCCGGCAGATTCAGGCGATGGCCGAGGCCGGTCAGATCCGCCTCGCCGCGCCCTTGGCGCATGGGCAGATTCAGCCGGCCAGTCTCGATCTGCGGCTCGGCCCCAAGGCCTATCGCGTGCGCGCCAGTTTTCTGCCGGGCAAGCGGCGCGGCGTCGACGAGCTCCTCGCCGCGCTCAAATATGACGAGATGTCGCTTGAAGGCGACGGCGCCGTGCTGGAGCGCGGCTGCTTCTATGTCGTGCCGCTTCTGGAAAGCTTGGCGCTCGGCGACGCTGTCCTCGGCGCCGCCAATCCGAAAAGCTCGACGGGGCGCCTCGATATCTTCACGCGGCTGATCACGGATCGCGGCGACCGCTTCGACGAGGTCGCCCCCGGATATCACGGTCCGCTCTACGCCGAAGTGTCGCCGCGCAGCTTTTCGGTGCGCGTCCGCACGGGCACGCGATTGAACCAACTGCGTTTTCGCGCGCATGCGCAGAGCGAATCGCAGGGCGGGACGCTCGGCGACGCTGCGCTCGCCGAACTGCATCGCACATCGCCGCTCGTCGACGGGTCGCTCAACTTGCGCGACGGCGTCGTGCTGCGCGTCGCGCTCGACGCGGACGCGTTCGGGGGAATCATCGGCTATCGCGCGCAAAAGCACACCGACGTGATCGACGTCGATCGGATCGGCGCCTATCGCATCGACGATTACTGGGACCGTCTGCCGTCGCGCGACGGCCGGCTCATTCTCGATCCGGGCGATTTCTATATCCTCGCCTCGCACGAGCGCCTCGCGATTCCGCCCGATCTCGCCGCCGAAATGGCGCCGATGGATGCGGCGATCGGCGAGTTCCGGGTGCATTACGCCGGCTTCTTCGATCCCGGCTTCGGCGCCGGGCCCGACGGACGGCCGGGGGCCCGCGCCGTTCTCGAAGTGCGCTCGCGCGAAGTGCCCTTTATCCTCGAAGACGGCCAGTTCATCGGCCGTCTGGTCTATGAACGCATGGCGGAAACGCCGGAAATTCTTTACGGCCAGAGCGGCGTGTCGAATTATCAGGGGCAGGGGTTGAAGCTCTCGAAACATTTCATGGCGGAGTGA
- a CDS encoding O-succinylhomoserine sulfhydrylase: protein MSDDAPPRRPLKPATQLVHGGTQRSSFGELSEALYLTQSFAYPTMEAAEARFKGDEPGFIYSRFSNPTVAMFEQRMCLLEGTEAARATASGMAAVTASLLAQLKAGDHVVSARALFGSCLYVVEDLLPRLGIASTLVDGADLEQWKAAVRPETKLFFLESPTNPGLEVYDLSAIADIAHEAGAKLVVDNVFATPLLQKPFDFGADVVVYSATKHIDGQGRCLGGVILASQALIEESVHNFLRQTGPAMSPFNAWVMLKGLETLPLRVAQQTASAAKIADFLATEKVVGRVLYPFRADHPQADLARRQMSGGGTLVSFSMAGGKPAAFRLANALEVIKISNNLGDAKSLITHPATTTHQRLTPEARASLGIGDGLLRLSVGLEDADDLVDDLARGLWAAARA from the coding sequence ATGTCCGACGACGCCCCGCCCCGCAGGCCGCTCAAACCCGCGACGCAACTCGTGCATGGCGGGACGCAGCGCTCATCCTTCGGCGAATTGTCGGAGGCGCTCTACCTCACGCAGAGCTTCGCCTATCCAACGATGGAGGCTGCCGAGGCGCGCTTCAAGGGCGACGAGCCGGGCTTCATCTATTCGCGCTTTTCGAACCCGACCGTGGCGATGTTCGAGCAGCGCATGTGCCTTTTGGAGGGTACGGAAGCGGCCCGCGCCACGGCGAGCGGCATGGCGGCGGTGACCGCGAGCCTGCTCGCCCAGCTCAAAGCGGGCGACCATGTGGTTTCGGCGCGCGCGCTGTTCGGCTCGTGTCTCTACGTCGTCGAGGATTTGCTGCCGCGATTGGGAATCGCTTCGACGCTCGTCGACGGCGCCGACCTCGAACAATGGAAGGCGGCCGTCCGTCCTGAGACGAAGCTCTTCTTCCTGGAAAGCCCCACCAATCCCGGGCTGGAGGTCTATGACCTTAGTGCGATCGCCGACATTGCGCATGAGGCCGGCGCGAAGCTCGTGGTCGACAATGTCTTCGCGACGCCGCTCTTGCAAAAGCCCTTCGACTTCGGCGCCGACGTCGTCGTCTATTCCGCGACCAAGCACATCGACGGGCAAGGCCGATGTCTTGGCGGCGTGATTTTGGCCTCGCAGGCGCTGATCGAAGAGAGCGTCCATAATTTCCTGCGCCAGACCGGGCCGGCCATGTCGCCGTTCAATGCCTGGGTGATGCTGAAAGGTCTGGAGACATTGCCGCTGCGCGTCGCGCAGCAAACCGCGAGCGCGGCCAAAATCGCCGACTTTCTGGCGACAGAGAAGGTCGTCGGCCGCGTGCTTTATCCGTTCCGCGCCGATCACCCGCAGGCCGATCTGGCCCGCCGCCAGATGTCGGGCGGCGGCACGCTGGTGAGCTTTAGCATGGCGGGCGGCAAGCCTGCGGCGTTCCGTCTCGCCAATGCGCTGGAAGTGATCAAGATTTCGAACAATCTCGGCGACGCCAAGAGCCTCATCACCCATCCGGCGACGACGACCCATCAGCGGCTGACGCCCGAAGCGCGCGCGTCGCTCGGCATCGGCGACGGCCTGCTGCGTCTTTCGGTCGGCCTCGAGGACGCCGACGATCTCGTCGACGATCTCGCGCGCGGGCTTTGGGCCGCCGCACGCGCCTGA
- a CDS encoding DUF2946 family protein translates to MRRNWLTVLLFALALTVQAFAPAAAQVASRLGAGDAVSEFCFTDVASSDRSQAPGHAKGHRDVCLFCQNHCDGVAPLAARVIHLGKAPVQWTALDWTVADCALPTRLQDFSRQARAPPANS, encoded by the coding sequence ATGCGTCGTAACTGGCTGACAGTTCTGCTGTTCGCGCTCGCGCTGACCGTTCAGGCCTTCGCGCCTGCGGCGGCGCAGGTCGCGTCGCGACTGGGCGCCGGCGACGCCGTCAGCGAATTTTGCTTCACCGACGTCGCCTCGAGCGACCGATCGCAGGCGCCGGGCCACGCAAAGGGCCACCGCGACGTCTGTTTGTTTTGTCAAAACCATTGCGATGGCGTTGCGCCGCTGGCGGCGCGCGTCATTCATCTCGGCAAGGCGCCCGTTCAATGGACAGCGCTTGATTGGACGGTGGCGGACTGCGCCCTGCCGACCCGCCTCCAGGATTTTTCCCGACAGGCTCGAGCGCCTCCCGCCAACTCCTGA
- a CDS encoding TonB-dependent receptor: MIRRSRLLKGVSFAVISLLAPSVADAQQALPTISVGGARAPVRPGPVGRPVGGQGRVTTAAPVPGPALADRYAEPTPAPFSRTLPANIPAVVESRTRKEIQKTTNIMTSSDAFRYMPSILIRERYIGDRNAIVSTRTTGTIQSALVLVYADNVLLSNLLGNSFNFAPRWGMVSPAEISRVDVMYGPFSALYPGNSIGGVLTMTTRMPDDFEVHAMGTVAVQPFSLYGRKELNLGGVTNILVGDRINDFRYWVGYEHLDNQGQAQTFPGTFLTPGTGSAFSGGFQDFDQQGRPRIITAAAGADYVQTDLAKVKLSYDIMPLLRAKYQVGFWTLNNTTSVESFISDKNGMPIYNTQSGRVQIGPYSVTPGGVNPGHGAANHLMQALELRQDTGGVFDFDLSATSFNFLRDFTNNAQSYGPRVNNAGTAYNVDPRGLNTNNGGTFWRTGDARFIWRVPYDILGKHEVSFGAHGDLYSLATKQTSTVSWPNNYYMGIQALNFGKTETKGLYVQEVWRPLPDWKFTAGGRGEWWRAFGGMNATGGFGNATNPTGQAIVGLPLRAANITYFPDSYKGAFSPKAALEYFFTPELSLRGSIARAYRFPTVNELFQSLSSPSSVIINNPNLQPEICTCYDLTGEYRKIDAFGGAIGLFNPRISLFLDDRWNAIANQTTLSIFGTQVSQNANLDKVRFRGIEAAAHMKDILVPGLDFEGGLTFTDAKIQTNLSSRNLDSILYAGNQFPRVPRIRFRGVASYSPNPDMSFALGARYSSPAFVTFANTDFNHNNYGSVDSEILVFDMKARYRLEPNWWLSVGVNNIGRWKAYVNPNPYPQRTFFIALNYDFGGPDGSGVTIDRGGSGGTSAVR, encoded by the coding sequence ATGATCCGTCGTTCTCGCCTCCTCAAAGGAGTCTCTTTCGCCGTAATCAGCCTACTCGCCCCGTCGGTCGCGGATGCGCAGCAGGCGCTTCCCACGATCAGCGTCGGCGGCGCCCGCGCCCCCGTTCGGCCGGGTCCTGTCGGCAGACCCGTTGGCGGACAGGGACGCGTCACCACCGCGGCGCCTGTGCCGGGGCCTGCTTTGGCGGATCGTTACGCGGAGCCAACGCCAGCGCCGTTCAGCCGCACCTTGCCGGCGAACATTCCGGCGGTGGTCGAGAGCAGGACGCGCAAAGAGATTCAAAAAACCACAAATATCATGACCTCTTCCGACGCGTTCAGATATATGCCGTCAATTCTCATTCGCGAGCGCTATATTGGCGATCGCAACGCGATCGTCTCGACACGCACCACGGGCACCATTCAGAGCGCGTTGGTGCTTGTCTATGCCGACAATGTGCTGCTCTCGAATCTGCTCGGCAACAGCTTCAACTTCGCGCCGCGCTGGGGCATGGTCTCCCCGGCCGAAATTTCACGCGTCGATGTGATGTACGGGCCGTTCTCGGCGCTTTATCCGGGCAATTCGATCGGCGGCGTGCTGACGATGACGACGCGGATGCCGGATGATTTTGAGGTCCACGCGATGGGCACCGTGGCGGTGCAGCCGTTCAGCCTCTATGGCAGGAAAGAACTCAATCTCGGCGGCGTGACAAACATCCTGGTCGGCGATCGCATCAACGACTTCCGTTACTGGGTCGGCTATGAACACCTGGACAATCAAGGACAGGCGCAAACATTCCCCGGCACCTTTTTGACGCCGGGCACAGGTTCGGCGTTCTCTGGGGGCTTCCAGGACTTCGACCAACAGGGTCGTCCGCGCATCATTACGGCAGCCGCAGGCGCCGACTATGTCCAAACCGATTTGGCGAAGGTCAAACTCTCTTATGACATCATGCCGCTTCTGCGCGCCAAATATCAGGTCGGTTTCTGGACGCTGAACAACACCACCAGCGTCGAAAGCTTCATTAGCGACAAGAACGGCATGCCGATCTACAACACCCAGAGCGGTCGCGTGCAGATTGGCCCGTATTCCGTCACGCCCGGCGGCGTCAATCCCGGGCACGGCGCCGCAAACCACCTGATGCAGGCGCTCGAGCTCAGACAGGACACTGGCGGCGTCTTCGATTTCGATTTGTCGGCGACGTCATTCAACTTCCTTCGCGATTTCACCAACAATGCGCAATCCTACGGACCGCGCGTCAATAATGCCGGAACTGCCTATAATGTAGATCCGCGCGGGCTGAACACCAATAATGGCGGAACGTTCTGGCGCACCGGCGACGCGCGCTTCATCTGGCGCGTGCCATACGACATTCTTGGCAAGCATGAAGTGTCGTTCGGCGCGCATGGCGATCTTTATTCGCTGGCCACCAAGCAGACCAGCACCGTGTCCTGGCCCAATAATTACTATATGGGCATCCAGGCGTTGAACTTCGGCAAAACCGAAACCAAAGGCCTCTACGTTCAGGAAGTCTGGCGGCCTCTGCCGGATTGGAAATTCACCGCCGGCGGGCGCGGCGAGTGGTGGCGCGCCTTTGGCGGCATGAACGCCACGGGAGGCTTCGGCAACGCGACGAACCCGACAGGACAGGCAATCGTCGGCCTGCCGCTGAGAGCCGCGAACATCACTTATTTCCCGGATTCCTATAAGGGCGCTTTCTCGCCGAAGGCGGCGCTCGAATATTTTTTCACGCCGGAACTCTCCTTGCGCGGCTCGATCGCGCGCGCCTATCGCTTTCCAACAGTCAACGAATTGTTCCAATCCCTGTCGAGCCCAAGTTCGGTGATCATCAACAATCCAAATTTGCAGCCTGAAATCTGCACCTGTTACGATCTGACCGGCGAGTATCGGAAGATCGACGCGTTCGGCGGCGCGATCGGGCTCTTCAATCCGCGCATCAGCCTGTTTCTTGACGATCGCTGGAACGCCATCGCTAACCAGACCACGCTCTCCATTTTCGGCACCCAGGTCTCGCAAAACGCCAACCTCGACAAGGTGCGGTTTCGCGGCATCGAGGCGGCGGCGCATATGAAGGACATTCTCGTTCCGGGACTGGATTTCGAGGGCGGCCTGACCTTCACCGACGCGAAAATTCAGACCAATCTGTCGAGCCGCAATCTCGACAGCATACTCTACGCGGGCAATCAGTTTCCCCGCGTCCCGAGAATTCGTTTTCGCGGCGTCGCGAGCTACAGCCCCAATCCCGACATGTCGTTCGCCCTTGGCGCGCGCTACTCGTCTCCGGCGTTCGTCACCTTTGCGAACACCGACTTCAACCACAACAATTACGGCAGTGTGGACAGTGAAATCCTCGTCTTCGATATGAAGGCGAGATACCGGCTCGAGCCGAACTGGTGGCTGTCCGTCGGCGTGAACAACATCGGCCGCTGGAAGGCCTATGTGAATCCCAATCCCTATCCGCAGCGCACCTTCTTTATCGCGCTCAACTATGACTTCGGCGGCCCGGACGGATCGGGCGTAACGATCGACCGGGGTGGTTCCGGAGGCACGTCGGCGGTCCGGTGA